One Nicotiana tomentosiformis chromosome 1, ASM39032v3, whole genome shotgun sequence genomic window, TAACTCAATGCTGCACTTTATTCCCCTTCACTACTAACCCTACGCGAAATTGCATCTGCTGGCGTTTGGCCGAGCACGTCAATAAAGAAGCTTTTACTGCTCTTCACAATTATTGTGGCTTCAAGAATCCTTGTCAACATAAACAAGTTAGTTTTCTGCCCTTCTTTAATTTGTCTTCTCTATTCATCACTCTTTTATTTGTCTCTTGAACATTACTCTATACTAGTTAAGGACGAAGAATATAAAATAGTTTTAACCTCACAAAATCATCTAATGCAAAAATCTAGCAGGAGGAAATCAACCAGCAAGAGGTGGTCGAAACTAGCAAGGCCATGGACAACAGGAGTAGTAGAAACCAACAGGTGGCAACTTGTTGTGCAAaggataaagaaaaaataaaaacttgCATGTTAAGCACAGTTTCCATAGACCAATGTTGCCCAACATACAGTATAATGCTGGGCCGTAACTGCGACTGCTACAATTACGCCAAGGATTTAGACAATCAAGCTCTCATCACACTTGAGAGCTACTGTGATGTCCCCAATCCATGCAAGAAAGTTCAAGTAATTACTCCCTCTTTTAATTGTTTCTTCTTATTTTCATATTACCAGTACTGagtccttatatatatatatgcctaaTTACGGTATTTTACTCTTTCAATTTTGTTCTCGCAATcttagttcttttttttttttcccgaCCAAAATAACGTTTATTTTTCATTGAAGAGATTCTTGTCTCCTGTTTTCTAACTAAAACTAATATGGGACCTGCAAGTTTACGCATGTTTATACTAACTTTTGTAAAGTAGtcctaaaaatccaaaaatgaaatgaTATATATGGACCCTATATTCCCTCTTTCAAAAgtagtataaaaataaataaaaaacaaaataaaaaaacgtTGTTGCCTGCTAAACTATTTTTCACTAACCTCAAAAGATCTTGTGTGTTGCTAGAGGCTAAAGCATTCTCTTAATTAGTTTCAGTTTGACAAGAGAATGTTTCCATTTATTTGGGAGACGGGTGAAGGATAATTTGAATTGCAGAGAGAGATTGTAACAATAACATTTTCAGCAGGATGGAACTTTTGCTTATTGAAAGAGTAAGAGATTTTTCAAATTTCCTTGCGTATCTACTAATGCATGTGTTTTTTATGGTTTGATCAGGTGATATAGGATTCTGAGACGGGGATGGAAGTAATCTTAGAAATTTCTGTGGTTCTAGTTTGTATGAAATTTTAATTGAATGCAACAGTCTCGACGGTTGTTCACTTCAATATTGTCATGCATGAAAtgaattttccttcttttttttccccttcttgtattccctccccctcccccaccttccttttttttttttttttttttgcgcaTATTTCATAGAATAACAACAACCCAGCAAAATCCAATTAATGGAGtctgggggagggggggaggggttagagtgtatgcagaccttacccctaaccCGAAggaatagagaggttgttttcgaaagaccctcggctcaaaaaaataaaaagacaaaatgacaaaatgacTAAAAGGAAagaatattagtatcacaacaacaatcatatgataaatagaaacaccatgaaatccagaagaaagatgcaaagcaaagggagacaatattagtaaatattagtatcatcacaacaatcataagaaaaataggaacaccatgaaatctagaagaaagatgcaaagcaaaagcaatagctagtaaataggacatgcgctgaaaagcgaaatagtaagccacaacattgccaatagctatcttagacaaaaaccctacatgactAGTCcgacaatggtacgaagtaagacacgactcaactacctcctaacctacaaccctagtTCTTAATAATTAGTACTCCGTCTTAATTTATATCAGGCGCGTTATTATGGGATATCCTAAATTGACACCATTTCACTAAGAATCTATTTTGTACAACTAACTTCAAAACGTATGTAGAAAATTTATTTCTCAATCAAATTTAAGTTTTGAGGTaaatatattttctctttaatcaACTTAACCGTATGGTCCTGATCCTGCATCGCGAAAGCGATTACAGAAATCCAATTAATTGAATTATTCCGCCAACAAAGATTCTTTTGATAAAGAAAAAATACATTACGGTAAATCTTAGATTGTAAAGGGCAAAACTGTTAAGTTACAAACTACTTACTGCATTATAAGCAGAATGCAGGTAGAAATTTTAGCAAGGAACGGCCTTGcgagttgggtgagaatttcccctttgcttcatcctgacGTGGGAAGATTTGTTTCAATACTAATTGCCCTGGTGTGAATTGTCTAGACCTAACCTTTTATTGAAAGCTCTTGTCATTttgttctggtagagttgaccgtgacacactGCGTTCATTCTTTTACCATCAATCAGAGCTAGTAGTTCGTACCGGTTCCTTACCGATTCCGCGTCGCTGAGCTCGGCTTCTTGTATAATTTTTAAGGAGGGGATCTCTATTTCGGTAGGGATAACAacttcagtaccatagaccagtagataaggagttgccccagttaATGTACGAACTGTGGTGCGGTATCCGAGCAAAGCAAATGGTAGCTTTTTGTAACATTGCTTGTAAttgtccaccattttcctcaatatcttctttatgttcttgttggcggcttctacgactccattcatttgcggtTTGTATGCTGTAGAATTttgatgcttgatcttgaatgtttcacatatggatttcatcagatcactgttgagattggcggcatcgtcaataatgattgactcaggtactccaaACCGATAAACAATGCGGTCCCGGACAAAATCTTCTACGACGttcttagttacagccttataggacgcagcttcaacccattttgtgaagtaatctataGCCACTAAAATAAACCTGTGTCTGTTTAAAGCAGCGGGTtcaattggtccgatgacatctATGCCCCAAACAGAGAAAGGTTAGGGTGAACTCATTGCATTGAGTTtgttgggtggcactcgtatcatatcagcatgtatctggcattgatgacacttttgaacatatttgatacagtatgtttccatagtcatccagaaatactctgctcttaatatcttcttggccaaaacGAAATCGTTCATGTGAAGTCCGCAAGTTCCGGTatgtatttcttcgagcaatctagatgcctcATTTGCATTGACACATCGCAGTAATCCCAAATCgggagtccttctatacaaaattcctccgctttgaaagaaatggttagCCAATCTTCGAAGAGTGCATTTCTGAGTGTGTGTAGCATTCTCTGGATATTCCCCCTTTCCAAAGTATTCTTTGatatcgtggaaccatggattttcgttgaactcttcttcaacatgagcacaataagctggctgcttatgaattcctattgggatagggtTGATGAAATTCTTGCCTGGatattgtatcatggaagacaaggtggctaatgcatctgcaaactcattctggaTCCTCGAAACATATTTGTATTCTATCCTTGTGAACCTTTTGATCAACTCCTGTACACAATGCAAGTttggcaatattttggtgttcttagtGGCCCATTCTCCTAGTACATGGTGTACCAATAGATCAAAATCTCTtattaccagcaactcctgaacattcatgtcgATGGCCAACCTGAATTTTGCCTCATAttttgccatattgttggtgcacaaGAACCTGAATTTTGCGGATACCGGGTAATACTGACCGATTTCTGATACTAAAAAAACTCTGATGTCCACTCCCTTGAAGTTTGGTGCTCCATCGAAGAACATCTTCCAACCGTCGTATGCTTCGGTAATATCTTCTCATACAAATGACACTACCTCGTCGGGAAAATCCATCTTCAATGGTTCATATTCTCCGTCTACAGGATTCTCTGTCAAGTGATCAGCCATTGTTTGCCCCTTTGACTGCCTTCTAAGTCACGTAGATGATGTCGAATTCACTTAGCAATATcagccactttgctaacttacccgtaggcataagtttctgaaagatgtatttttgTGGAttcatccttgatatgagatatgtagtgtttgcacagaaataatgtctcaacttttGGGCTACCCTTGTCAAAGCGCAGTAGGtgcgttccaacaaagaatacatggcctcgtaaggtgtgaacttcttgaTCAGGTAATATATCGCTTGCTCCTTCCTCCCAGTTTCGTCATGCTGTCTTAGAACACAGCCAAATGCTCCATCCAATATGTACAGATAAAGAAACAGAGGTTTTcctggttctggcgggaccaacacgggcggtttagataaatactccttgattttgtcgaaagctttctggcattcttcagtccagcttgttgcaaCATCTTTCCTCAGTATCTTGAAGATCGGTTCACATATTACCGTTGATTGTGGTATAAAATGGCTAATATAATTGAGACGTCCTAGAAAACTTATCACATCCTTCTTATTCTTTGgcggtggcaagtcctggataaCTTTGAATTTTGACAAGTCTAACTCAATACCTCGGcgactgacgatgaaacctaGCAACTTTCCAGTAGgtactccgaaggcacattttgcagggtTTAACTTCAAGTTGTATTTTCGAAGCCGATCGAAAAATTTCTTTAGGCCTActatgtgatccgaactccttttagatttgatgataacatcatccacgtatacctctatttccttgtgtatcatgtcttGGAAGATAGTCGTCATgaccctcatgtaggtggccccaacattcttcaaaccaaacggcatcattttgCAACAATATATTTCCCATGGTATAATAAAGGcgatcttttcggcatcctcttcatctatCCAAATACGATGATATTCTGCAAAGGAATctacaaaggattggagttcatgcttggcgcaactgtcaatcagtatgtgtatgttaggcagcatgaaatcatccttaggacttgctctgttcaaatctcggtaatcgacacggactctaactttcccatctttctttggaactggcCCAATGTTGGCTAACTaggtcgggtattcgaccactcgaagaactttggctttgatttgctaggtgacctcctcttttatattcagactcatatctggcttgaactttctgagctcctgctttactggtggacacattggattggtaggtagcttgttagctactatggatgtgcttaacccagtcatatcgtcgtaggaccatgcgaaaatatcctcatattccctTAGGAACCTGATATACTCTTTGTTCTCTGGCGGTGGTAGATGAATGCTTATAtgagtttccttgactgtttcagaatcccctaggttaacggcctcagtttcctccaaattagactttggtttgttttcaaaattctctacttgAAAATTTATTCAGGTATTATATCAACTTCCATATCTTCCGAATCACTGTCATTatattgcgttgtctcattacacgTCACAGTCGTAGattcatcaggatatgtaataattatgattaaaagaatgtgaaaagataataataaatacgaaaatcaataatgcattaataaaactttaaaaaaGTCAACATGTACGACTCGATGagtcgagtaattatttcaaaacaaaatactgaaaatgtcttaaatgctcaaaacaatttgaaaacaagtcatgctaatttgccaggctactCAGGAACTCGGTGAGCCctggatggtgcagcagtccagttcttgagaataacTCCTTCTTCCATTGACTGAATGGTAAGatcctcctccttctcctcctcaACAATTGCTCTGCAGTCTATGTCTTCTTCATCCAGAAATAACTTCCTCATAccggccaaaatctcatcttcctcggaTCCCCACATTATGTAAGCCTGACGAAATGTCTTGGTGCAGAGGTGGTATAGGTTGTTCCAGCAGATAATAATGGTTGCGCCATGGTGGTATCCAATCTTGATGTTCTTGTACGGTATATTCATACCCGAGTCCAAAGGTTGTGCCATGATACTGTGGTTGTATGGGTTTAGTGATCCCTTGAAGCTTTTTGCTGAGACCTTTGCCTGGTTCATATCCCGTCCAtagcaatatgctttctatcttcttGCTCCATTATCGATCCTTTTCAATTGTGTTCACCCACTCAATGCGGtgatatgtttctccacccaacttcctcctACTTTTGATGACTGAATGGTCTGGTTAAAATAGATAGGGTTgcttccatctccatgaatgatcaccttctgatgattccattcgaacttcaTAGCCTGGCGCAGAGTAGAAGCCACTGCCCCACctgcatgtatccatggtcgtcccaacaatTGGTTGTAAGTAGCtgatatatctagcacttggaattcaacatcaaaccaagtcggacACATCTGTAGATCAAGATTGATTTCCCCGATAGTTGTCTGAGATCGGTCAAATgccttcacattcatacttcccatCCGTATCTCGTGCAAGACTTTAACTAAGCTTTTCAGAGTGGTCAGTGGGCATATGTTCAggctcgaacctccatctatcaagaccctggcaatgaacttgtcctcaaattgcactgtgatgtgcAACACCTTGTTGTGACTCAATCCTTGTGGCGGtaactcatcttcgtggaaagtaattttgtgactctccagtacatgtccgaccatgttagccGTATCTTCACTAGTGATGTcggcgggtacataagcttcacttaacattttcatcaaggcattcttgtgtgcGTCTGAGTTTTGCTacagtgataagatggatatctgagtGGGGGGTCTTGTTCATATGGTCAACAACAGAGTattcccttgcttgtatcttcctccaaagatcgTCAGTGCCAGTCTCTACAACAAGCAGCTTAGGTGCGGCttctttgctcgttcctcccAGATTCTTAGGTGTGTAAACtttgccagttctagtcataccttgcacgacacatgtttcttccattttggcttttccttttcttcttgcttCCGCAATATAATCCCACGGGATGTcatcagacttgtaagatggtgTGGAAGCTACCATTATAGTGAAGGGTGTAGCTATCTCGACCTCAAATGGTGCATGTGTTTGTACCACAACTAGTGTGAGGGTGACCGGGGATGTTTTAGGAGTGTCTCCCTTTCGAATGAGTTCGATAGACCCTTCATGATCCCATTCCTCATAAGTTTCTATCACGTTCACCCATTCACCCATGTGATCCGAGAGAGGGTTATTGCAGAAATTCGGTGCagcttcctttgcttgtataatCTTAGTGGCGATcagtgtctgaatcttgtctttcaacatGCGACACTCTTCAATAATATGACCCTTTATTcttgagtgataggcacatgttttGTTGGGATTGATCCACTGGGAAGGattctcaacaacaacaacaggaaTATCGGTGAAGTAACTAGCgaccttcagtctctcatacagttgggctatgggttcagcaattgggtgTACGGTCTAGGAGTCCTGCGGTCGATATTTGGacgtggctttgggtagttttggcgggcgggtggaggtgaatggtaatatgcaggttgcgtgttataggtatggtaggtaGTGGCAATGTATTGGTATTTTtggggtgagggttgatatgtgggtgaaggtgtttggtatgtgaggggagacttagggccttgggctaccatcacagcGCACACTTCTTTATTTTTCGAGATACCTCCTGATTGCAAGACTTTATTTGTGGCTTGCAGCACCTCGAAATTAGTCACCATCccactcttgattccttcttctatcctctctcccaacttgatgatgtctgagaacttgcgattctcgatgaccatcaacctttcataatactgcggatcttgagctctaacaaagaacttgtttatttgttcttcttcaagtgatggccttacctttgcggctTCTAACCTCCAATGAGTATCATACTCGCTGAAGGTTTTTGTCGGCTTCTTCTTGATGTTTTGGATATAGAAAATGTCTGGCGCGTTCTCTGTGTTGAACatgaatctatccatgaaataTGATTCCATACATGCCCAATTTGCCCACTTttttgggttttgactgatataccaagacaaggTATCTCCTGTAAGActtcgcatgaacagtttcatgcaaATTTTATCATTCTTAcctactcctacaagcttgtcgcattaggttctcagatgcaccttcagatcaccagtgccatcgagcatttcgaacttgggaggtttgtaaccatccggcagttccacatctggctgaatacacaaatcttcatagttTATACCTTCAACGCCTTTCCCACCTTAAACACTCTGGACTCTCcctgtaagtttcttgagttcctctgccatgtttcGAATGAACATGTCCTTTTCAGTTGGCTCAAGTATGTATAGGGGTTTCtgtggggtatggggtaaggtttccatatATATCGGATTGCTTTGATGAGTTCTTAGAACTTGGGTAAATGGGTGGtcgttggttgagttttgggAATCAGGaataggttgtggtgcattttggggagtgtgataagtagtggtttgcgggtattgagttggatgatggtgTTGTTGTTGAGGGGTTATCACTGGTGGTAGGTTAAGTTTTTGGGAAAGTGCGAGATTATGATACTggtgtggtgcgggaggatttggagctatgggtggtggattttagttttgtgtgttttgtggtggtgtttggttttgggtagttggactttgttggttgatgtcgggaacattgagagtaagggaaaggtttgccagatttcggacctgctcaagctcgcccTGTAGCTCaaggattttctgctccaaatgtaagaccaactcattctgccCTGGGGTGCTTCTACCAtatgaagtttcaacattttccgcCACAGTAGCATTATCTTTccggataccacttaaatcatccattttccctttgcCATGTCTTTGCTTTAcgggtcgctaggtggaggaggaggcGGAGGACCTCTATATCTAGTATGATATGCTGATGATGCTAGTATGCATGAACTAACCTTTGGGAGtgggaataaataaagaaataaaaacaaaaaggtaaccaagtcagtaacgtgaaataaaagagtgtttgcTATATTTAAACATATTTCacaaaagtcatgcaataatttgcgtcctaattttgagggacctcattgtgcctgtggtaggcctaagcgacacatagacttggagaaaattgatgccaacgtTTGCTTCATCTCATTAGTGCGAAAATAGGCCAAAACAATCTTTTACTAGATCGAcactaataataataaaatcactAATGGCATtgagccttattacatcgaaatataatctaaactaaaaagtagtaaagaaTATCATCTCTTAATCTatttggtccctgaaggaccttctccatgcttgtctctcttgaccccatcaatcatgttTCCCAGATCACGCATGTCCAGCAATACGTAAGCCTTTTCCGGCTTTCATCCTTCATCGTTATTCATGCCTTGATAATCCcaaagtctctttctcatcttcccttctagctTCATTAGCCCTTGCTCCAGGTATTCTAATCTCtctgttgacttagtggcaatctctttccattcccttatcgcctccatgttTACTTTGTGCTGCTCCAGATGCTTAAGTTcggactcgaacacccttttgcgtagcctcttgtacttcacaTGTGCCTCATACACTTCATCTATGATCTTATCCTTCAAATTGACTCCTGGTTTGACGTCCCCATCTACGTCGTCTTCcaaccatgatagatagtagtacatatgaccggcgtgatacctgtctggctcaatagtttctccttttataatgatcttttggttccacatgtgttgtgcttagaacttgaatgggatgacatctcccttgatatctgctttgtactggaccatgttggaaacccgaggtataacttgttttcttccagcttgcctcattacccttatatgAGCATAAGGGTAGATGTCTCGCAACCCGAGAAGTACCAAGTGAGTAGTCCTTTTTGTTCTGATGAtaaactcactactaggaaaccattcaaacatccaatgcacttgctcgtctgtcagattgctgaagtAACGCATCTAACATACAacatttccaggctttgcaaacctgtctggaataaacgtcattttctttgggtgatgattGGGTATGTAGTAATTCAGTGGCCTTTGCAGAAGCTGTTGGTGATACTCACTCCTCTAAAAGTATTCCAGCAGTTAGACTTGTAGCAATAggttacaaccctcaaagtgtctgaACCCATGCTTGCATTGATCTAGAGCAcagtacatctcagctaagatcattggGATGATAGTATAAGCTTGTCCTTCGATgccatccattaaggtcctggcgaccatggctaagcgaacGTGAATCTTCCTCTTTGCATCGGAAAGATCAACAACCCCAAGAAGTAGACAATAAAAACATAAACACGACGATGCACCCATCCTAAAGAAGTAATGGatagttcatcatgatgaagatggtatgatttgctatgcccataacgctcgtaaagaaACTCAAAGGGGATGTAAGATTTCTTTAGACAGAgtagttcatcattcttcttaaaacccaacatctTTAGAAAATCGCGCGGAGTGCATGCGATTTTCTGGCACTAGCAGTCCAAGACTATCCCGTGGTAACTTGGCGAAACTCCCTATTTCTTccaagagaggagtcatttctatattgccaaattgaAAAATAGCTCTTTTCtcgtcccagaacatggtagcggccTCGATCAGTTCCCTATTTGGTCGAATATTTAGCAAAGAtggcaggtcaccaagtactATCCTCACATGATTGTTATAAcaaggtgcaaggtctttccaccagtcaagtagcaaatgcgggatattctggaccataccgaacctggggatttcgtgcttcattttctgcaaacaaataaaagttagcccTTTTCCCCTTCCATATTCGACTATTTGTGCCCTAACGATCAGCATGTTgacacattttctccaagtaatgcacataacatgatagtgtcctttgggattatggaaatcccgtcggactttggacaaggtttatctaagCGGGTTGTTACGTCAATAACGCCTCAATctgtactaggtttagcatgatgcatgtatatttaaAATTGGAGTGGGGTTTATAGAAGGGTCTAGATTGGTAattcaagtggacaacttgagagggtaAGGCACGGGACTATCGACTGCACCGTtaatcgactagtctaccgcaaataaatCTTTCCAATTAAAAAGGGCGACTTCCGAAAAGcacagacactcatcaagtgccgctatgttgataataagcacgAGTGAAGTATGATGtgaagcatgctttatgcagaaataataacacattgccaagaaTTTGTATGATAAAAGTACGTAAAAATAGCAGTTATGTTAAAGAAGAATAGGAGGAGaaacaaaagagaaagaaaaagacaaaaagagaagtcaATTTAACTCTTGAAAACGTGCGAGAATGTAATGAAGCAAGTAGGAAAATAGGGACGGGAGAGTCATGATATAGCAGTTTTAGACAAGATGAAATGAATGGAGAAGGGTCATACATGTCATAGCAAACAAAGGAGAATAAGTGAAGGAATGTGCATGTCAtagaaatttaaacaaatataggAAAATAAGGAAAGGGATGTGTATGTCAtagaaatttaaacaaatataggAAAATAAGGGAAgtgatgtgcatgtcatagcaatttaaacaaatatagaaaaataagg contains:
- the LOC104101802 gene encoding uncharacterized protein isoform X4, with the translated sequence MKMSRGLVMLTFIVAAVVLCSHRPATAEEQVELAEGANSTTSPWTLAVPGDKFGCLKLFNCAKYPTTSCITQCCTLFPFTTNPTRNCICWRLAEHVNKEAFTALHNYCGFKNPCQHKQQEEINQQEVVETSKAMDNRSSRNQQVATCCAKDKEKIKTCMLSTVSIDQCCPTYSIMLGRNCDCYNYAKDLDNQALITLESYCDVPNPCKKVQVI
- the LOC104101802 gene encoding uncharacterized protein isoform X2, with protein sequence MVTAKMSRGLVVLTFTVAVIVLCSHRPVMAEEQVELAEGANSTTSPWTLAVPGDKFGCLKLFNCAKYPTTSCITQCCTLFPFTTNPTRNCICWRLAEHVNKEAFTALHNYCGFKNPCQHKQQEEINQQEVVETSKAMDNRSSRNQQVATCCAKDKEKIKTCMLSTVSIDQCCPTYSIMLGRNCDCYNYAKDLDNQALITLESYCDVPNPCKKVQVI
- the LOC104101802 gene encoding uncharacterized protein isoform X3, whose product is MVTAKMSRGLVVLTFTVAVIVLCSHRPVMAEEQVELAEGANSTTSPWTLAVPGDKFGCLKLFNCAKYPTTSCITQCCTLFPFTTNPTRNCICWRLAEHVNKEAFTALHNYCGFKNPCQHKQEEINQQEVVETSKAMDNRSSRNQQVATCCAKDKEKIKTCMLSTVSIDQCCPTYSIMLGRNCDCYNYAKDLDNQALITLESYCDVPNPCKKVQVI
- the LOC138899404 gene encoding uncharacterized protein: MAKYEAKFRLAIDMNVQELLVIRDFDLLVHHVLGEWATKNTKILPNLHCVQELIKRFTRIEYKYVSRIQNEFADALATLSSMIQYPGKNFINPIPIGIHKQPAYCAHVEEEFNENPWFHDIKEYFGKGEYPENATHTQKCTLRRLANHFFQSGGILYRRTPDLGLLRCVNANEASRLLEEIHTGTCGLHMNDFVLAKKILRAEYFWMTMETYYVIGPIEPAALNRHRFILVAIDYFTKWVEAASYKAVTKNVVEDFVRDRIVYRFGVPESIIIDDAANLNSDLMKSICETFKIKHQNSTAYKPQMNGVVEAANKNIKKILRKMVDNYKQCYKKLPFALLGYRTTVRTLTGATPYLLVYGSGPYG